The bacterium genome contains the following window.
CGGACATTGAAATTACAAAGCAGTTGGTGCAAGCTGGAAGAATTATTGGTATTCATGTTTTAGACCATGTTGTAATTATTAAAGAAGGTTTTCAAAGCATAGGGGTTGATTATCAGTAAAAATGTAATACAATCAGACTATGTCAACACTTTATGTAGTCGGAACTCCAATAGGAAACCTAGAAGATATCACTATGCGCGCTATACGTGTATTAGGAGAGGTTGATTTGATTTTATGTGAAGACACTAGAACAAGTAGAACTCTACTAAATAAATATGAAATCAAAACAGCTACAATGTCTTTTCATACTCATAGTGGATTAGCTAAGATTGATAAGATAATAGAAATGTTAAAAGAAGGGAAGGACCTGGCGCTTATTACAGACGCCGGGACTCCCGCAATCTCTGACCCTGGATCTCTGCTTGTTTCAAAGGTAAGAGAGGTATTGGGTGATGATGTTGAAATCAAAGCTGTACCTGGACCATCTGCTTTAACTGCTGCACTTTCAATTGTTGGACTTCCAGACCACCAATTTACATTTATTGGTTTTTTACCTCATAAAAAAGGTAGAGAAACTCTATTTAATAAAATTGCAGAAGCAAAGAAGGAATCTTTTGTGTTTTATGAGTCAACACACAGAATAGAAAAAACCCTGGAGTCATTAAAGGAATATTTTGAAAAGTCAGAAACTCCTAATAGAAAAATATACCTAGCCCGCGAGCTTACAAAAATGTTTGAGGAATGTGCTGTTGGAACCGCAGAAGAATTGATTGATAGAATAAAATTAGATAGCAATAAATTAAGAGG
Protein-coding sequences here:
- the rsmI gene encoding 16S rRNA (cytidine(1402)-2'-O)-methyltransferase, with translation MSTLYVVGTPIGNLEDITMRAIRVLGEVDLILCEDTRTSRTLLNKYEIKTATMSFHTHSGLAKIDKIIEMLKEGKDLALITDAGTPAISDPGSLLVSKVREVLGDDVEIKAVPGPSALTAALSIVGLPDHQFTFIGFLPHKKGRETLFNKIAEAKKESFVFYESTHRIEKTLESLKEYFEKSETPNRKIYLARELTKMFEECAVGTAEELIDRIKLDSNKLRGEFVVIVGPNFTQ